The following are encoded together in the Caldivirga sp. genome:
- a CDS encoding 30S ribosomal protein S24, with protein sequence MSSGEGQSKEQTEGNLIISPLPEGVEPGKMQVKVIEQFNNPLLQRKEVKAVVYHVGLPTPQRLQLREELAKALGSSPELTYVTHVYTQYGIGVSRVEAHVYFDKNTAELVEPLYVKLRNMPKDQAKKIMDEIRSKRKAAKKPAAKGGG encoded by the coding sequence ATGAGTAGTGGTGAAGGGCAGAGTAAGGAGCAGACTGAGGGTAACTTAATCATCTCACCCCTACCTGAGGGTGTTGAGCCTGGGAAAATGCAGGTTAAGGTGATTGAGCAGTTCAATAATCCATTGCTTCAACGTAAGGAGGTTAAGGCAGTGGTGTATCATGTTGGCTTACCAACACCCCAGAGACTTCAATTAAGGGAGGAGTTGGCTAAGGCACTGGGCTCAAGCCCAGAGTTAACTTACGTGACTCACGTGTACACGCAGTACGGTATTGGGGTATCCAGGGTTGAGGCTCATGTTTACTTCGATAAGAATACTGCTGAGCTCGTTGAGCCGCTTTACGTTAAGCTTAGGAACATGCCTAAGGATCAGGCCAAGAAGATAATGGATGAGATTAGGAGTAAAAGGAAGGCAGCCAAGAAGCCGGCGGCCAAGGGAGGTGGATGA
- a CDS encoding glycosyltransferase: MRRALIIYRDRSSVWSGTERVMGYLVRVLKELNHQVTLATFDGAWNNGFPGPKPDRVISSIGPNRFIKGISLLIYERLERFLENYDVVIDAAYNDLRGNPHMGYVHYPYCASRLKALFPTRANVIAANSSWTLAKLRQCGSGGIIIHPPVEPIKCSNQVKEDLVIGIGRLGKPWEEFIEVAKVVKAKVPGVNFTIIGHSDSGDRVKQLLWLSNGIVNVIPNAPEDVKANLLCRAKAILHTHPAEHFGIAIVEAMSTGAVPIVHKDGGAWLDIVERGKYGFGYSSINDAAEAVITALNVSNDYRLTIMSKAREYDYEGFKDKVINALKPYL, encoded by the coding sequence ATGCGTAGGGCTCTCATCATTTATAGAGATAGGAGCAGTGTGTGGAGCGGCACGGAGCGGGTTATGGGGTATTTAGTGAGGGTTCTTAAGGAGCTTAATCACCAAGTAACCTTAGCAACATTTGATGGCGCATGGAATAATGGTTTTCCAGGACCTAAGCCTGATAGGGTAATCAGTAGTATTGGCCCCAACAGGTTCATTAAAGGCATTAGCCTACTGATATATGAACGCTTGGAAAGATTCCTGGAGAACTATGATGTGGTAATTGACGCTGCATACAATGATTTAAGGGGGAATCCTCACATGGGTTATGTTCACTACCCCTATTGCGCAAGTCGGCTTAAGGCACTGTTTCCGACAAGGGCTAATGTGATTGCGGCTAATTCATCATGGACTCTTGCTAAATTAAGGCAATGTGGATCAGGTGGAATCATAATTCACCCACCTGTTGAACCAATTAAATGCAGTAACCAGGTTAAGGAGGATTTAGTAATTGGGATTGGGAGGCTTGGTAAGCCGTGGGAGGAGTTCATTGAGGTGGCTAAGGTGGTTAAGGCTAAGGTACCAGGGGTTAACTTTACCATAATTGGGCACTCGGACTCAGGGGATAGGGTTAAGCAACTGCTATGGTTAAGTAATGGGATAGTGAACGTAATCCCCAATGCACCAGAGGACGTTAAGGCTAACCTACTGTGTAGGGCTAAGGCAATACTGCATACGCATCCAGCTGAACACTTTGGTATAGCTATAGTTGAGGCAATGTCAACTGGGGCAGTGCCCATTGTTCATAAGGATGGTGGTGCTTGGCTTGATATTGTTGAGCGGGGTAAATACGGCTTCGGTTATTCGTCAATTAATGATGCGGCTGAGGCCGTTATCACCGCATTAAACGTGAGCAATGATTATAGATTAACAATAATGAGTAAGGCTAGGGAGTATGATTACGAGGGTTTTAAGGATAAGGTGATTAATGCACTTAAGCCTTATCTCTAA
- a CDS encoding aldehyde ferredoxin oxidoreductase family protein, producing the protein MKGWTGRLLRINLSIGKHWVQDLDPSILINYVGGRGLAVKLLWDELPRGIDPLSPLNKLIIAAGPLTGYPGPNTGKLVIAAKSPLTGGYGDGNIGSWASVHLRKAGFDAMIIEGASSKPVYIYVENEGVEVKPADDLWGLDTFTTEDKLRSIYGSNVGMLIIGPAGENLVRFATVVAQKGRSGGRPGMGAVMGSKRVKAIVIRGTKPLPQPADQALSKIGVEADLAAKAKQNYGFWLRQGTTATVEWAQEASVLPTLNYREGQFDYYDKIGGVMVEKSNVTTRSCPNCVMPCGHVVKDLEDQLSELDYENIAMLGSNIGVGNLQEVAYLNRLADMMGLDTISLGSTLGWAMEATERGLIKDGLEWGDYRRAAEVTLDIAHQRTELGRLLGLGVRGASSRIGGGSEGFAMHVKGLEVSAYDCHAAPGMALAFATSPIGAHHKDAWVISWEVQTNRFAYSRDKVLKVIELQNIRGGWFEVMVGCRLPWVEIGLELDWYWRMYKAATGLDLDLEGVANRVYTLIRAYWIREYGGWSRDYDTPPARWFKDPLSKGPLKGSRLNYDAYQQMLTWYYEARGWDERGIPRRSTLRRLGLGYVEGDLGKVIDLRD; encoded by the coding sequence ATGAAGGGTTGGACCGGTAGGCTACTTAGGATTAATTTAAGCATAGGTAAGCATTGGGTTCAGGACCTTGACCCCTCAATACTCATTAACTACGTGGGCGGTAGGGGGCTTGCTGTTAAGCTTCTTTGGGATGAACTACCAAGGGGTATTGACCCACTTAGCCCATTGAATAAGCTGATTATTGCAGCAGGACCATTAACGGGCTACCCAGGGCCAAACACTGGTAAACTAGTTATAGCTGCTAAGAGCCCGCTAACTGGGGGTTACGGTGACGGTAACATTGGTAGCTGGGCATCAGTGCACCTTAGGAAGGCCGGCTTCGACGCTATGATTATTGAAGGGGCTTCAAGTAAGCCGGTTTACATTTACGTTGAGAATGAGGGGGTTGAGGTTAAGCCTGCTGATGACCTATGGGGACTAGACACCTTCACCACTGAGGATAAGTTGAGGAGCATCTACGGCTCCAACGTAGGCATGCTTATAATTGGACCAGCCGGCGAGAACCTTGTCAGGTTCGCCACGGTGGTTGCCCAGAAGGGTAGGAGTGGGGGTAGGCCCGGCATGGGGGCTGTTATGGGTAGTAAGAGGGTTAAGGCGATAGTGATAAGGGGGACTAAACCCCTACCTCAACCGGCTGATCAGGCCTTAAGTAAGATTGGTGTTGAGGCTGACTTGGCTGCTAAGGCTAAGCAGAATTACGGCTTCTGGCTTAGGCAGGGGACAACAGCCACAGTGGAGTGGGCCCAGGAGGCTAGTGTACTACCAACGCTTAACTATAGGGAGGGGCAGTTCGACTATTATGATAAGATTGGTGGGGTTATGGTTGAGAAGAGTAATGTAACCACTAGGTCCTGTCCAAACTGCGTAATGCCCTGTGGGCACGTGGTTAAGGACCTTGAGGATCAATTATCCGAGTTGGATTACGAGAACATTGCAATGCTGGGCAGTAACATAGGTGTAGGGAACCTGCAGGAGGTTGCTTACTTAAATAGGTTAGCCGACATGATGGGTTTAGACACCATAAGCCTAGGCTCAACGCTGGGTTGGGCAATGGAGGCTACGGAGAGGGGCCTCATTAAGGATGGTTTAGAGTGGGGTGACTACAGGAGGGCTGCTGAGGTGACTTTAGACATAGCCCACCAGAGGACTGAATTAGGCAGGTTACTTGGCCTAGGAGTTAGGGGTGCCTCAAGTAGAATTGGCGGTGGGTCTGAGGGGTTCGCAATGCATGTTAAGGGCCTTGAGGTAAGCGCCTACGATTGCCACGCAGCCCCAGGCATGGCCCTTGCCTTCGCCACAAGCCCAATTGGCGCTCACCATAAGGATGCTTGGGTTATTTCCTGGGAGGTTCAGACTAATAGGTTCGCATACAGTAGGGATAAGGTGCTTAAGGTTATTGAGCTACAGAACATTAGGGGTGGGTGGTTTGAGGTTATGGTCGGCTGCAGGCTACCCTGGGTTGAAATAGGCCTTGAACTGGACTGGTACTGGAGAATGTACAAGGCGGCAACAGGCCTAGACCTAGACCTCGAGGGTGTTGCTAATAGGGTTTACACACTAATTAGGGCCTATTGGATTAGGGAGTATGGCGGCTGGTCAAGGGATTACGATACCCCACCAGCCAGGTGGTTTAAGGACCCATTAAGCAAGGGCCCCCTCAAGGGGTCTAGGCTTAACTATGATGCGTACCAGCAAATGCTGACCTGGTACTACGAGGCTAGGGGATGGGATGAAAGGGGTATACCCAGGAGGAGTACGTTAAGGAGACTTGGCTTAGGCTACGTTGAGGGTGACTTAGGTAAGGTAATTGACCTAAGGGATTAG